One Carettochelys insculpta isolate YL-2023 chromosome 15, ASM3395843v1, whole genome shotgun sequence DNA window includes the following coding sequences:
- the ZNF346 gene encoding zinc finger protein 346 isoform X4 gives MADGTALPVGKEAVDRMIRENNHIFTDAQCKVCGAVLISESQKLAHYQSKKHANKVRRYMSIHGDEQLNQGKKIKLESKQESSSGEDRNKCCPICNMTFSSPVVAMSHYLGKTHAKNLKLKQQSPKVGGTVPRQKCPANLPPSAVSSNENQNASDPDKFCSLCHATFNNPLMAKQHYVGKKHRKQETKLKLMAHYGRTSDAPASSSLGCTFSSVKIPRDLRSKLNF, from the exons ATGGCGGACGGAACGGCCCTGCCGGTGGGGAAGGAGGCGG tgGATCGTATGATCAGAGAGAACAACCACATTTTCACAGACGCTCAGTGTAAAGTGTGCGGTGCAGTCCTCATCTCAGAGTCCCAGAAGCTTGCTCATTACCAG AGCAAAAAACATGCAAATAAAGTGCGGCGGTACATGTCAATTCATGGTGATGAGCAGCTCAACCAGGGGAAGAAGATAAAGCTGGAGAGCAAGCAG GAGAGCAGCAGTGGAGAAGACAGGAACAAATGCTGCCCCATCTGTAACATGACCTTTTCATCTCCCGTTGTGGCCATGTCTCACTACTTAGGCAAGACTCATGCCAAGAACCTGAAGCTGAAGCAGCAGTCGCCCAAAGTGGGAG GAACGGTCCCTCGACAGAAATGCCCTGCTAacctccctccctctgctgtaTCTTCCAATGAGAACCAGAATGCTTCTGACCCAGACAAGTTCTGCAGCCTCTGCCATGCTACTTTCAACAATCCACTCATGGCGAAACAGCATTATGTAGGCAAGAAACACAGAAAACAAGAGACCAAACTCAAGCTGATGGCCCACTATGGACGCACTTCTGATGCACCTGCATCCTCCTCCCTGG GATGTACCTTCTCAAGCGTAAAGATTCCAAGGGATCTTAGGAGCAAGTTGAACTTCTAG
- the ZNF346 gene encoding zinc finger protein 346 isoform X3 encodes MADGTALPVGKEAVDRMIRENNHIFTDAQCKVCGAVLISESQKLAHYQSKKHANKVRRYMSIHGDEQLNQGKKIKLESKQESSSGEDRNKCCPICNMTFSSPVVAMSHYLGKTHAKNLKLKQQSPKVGGTVPRQKCPANLPPSAVSSNENQNASDPDKFCSLCHATFNNPLMAKQHYVGKKHRKQETKLKLMAHYGRTSDAPASSSLGGPHLIPITLVPGTASHDQRIQFLSATPPA; translated from the exons ATGGCGGACGGAACGGCCCTGCCGGTGGGGAAGGAGGCGG tgGATCGTATGATCAGAGAGAACAACCACATTTTCACAGACGCTCAGTGTAAAGTGTGCGGTGCAGTCCTCATCTCAGAGTCCCAGAAGCTTGCTCATTACCAG AGCAAAAAACATGCAAATAAAGTGCGGCGGTACATGTCAATTCATGGTGATGAGCAGCTCAACCAGGGGAAGAAGATAAAGCTGGAGAGCAAGCAG GAGAGCAGCAGTGGAGAAGACAGGAACAAATGCTGCCCCATCTGTAACATGACCTTTTCATCTCCCGTTGTGGCCATGTCTCACTACTTAGGCAAGACTCATGCCAAGAACCTGAAGCTGAAGCAGCAGTCGCCCAAAGTGGGAG GAACGGTCCCTCGACAGAAATGCCCTGCTAacctccctccctctgctgtaTCTTCCAATGAGAACCAGAATGCTTCTGACCCAGACAAGTTCTGCAGCCTCTGCCATGCTACTTTCAACAATCCACTCATGGCGAAACAGCATTATGTAGGCAAGAAACACAGAAAACAAGAGACCAAACTCAAGCTGATGGCCCACTATGGACGCACTTCTGATGCACCTGCATCCTCCTCCCTGG gtggaccccatctcatCCCAATAacccttgtgcccggaacagcgtcccatgatcaaagaatccagtTCCTCTCtgcgacaccacctgcgtaa